One Natator depressus isolate rNatDep1 chromosome 6, rNatDep2.hap1, whole genome shotgun sequence DNA window includes the following coding sequences:
- the SRP14 gene encoding signal recognition particle 14 kDa protein, whose translation MVLLESEQFLTELTRLFQKCRTSGSVYITLKKYDGRTKPIPRKGHVEGFEPADNKCLLRATDGKKKISTVVSSKEVNKFQMAYSNLLRANMDGLKKKDKKSKNKKSKATQ comes from the exons ATGGTGCTGCTGGAGAGCGAGCAG TTCTTGACAGAACTAACAAGGCTTTTTCAAAAATGCAGAACCTCGGGGAGTGTTTACATAACGCTGAAAAAAT ATGATGGTCGAACAAAACCCATTCCACGTAAGGGCCATGTGGAAGGTTTTGAGCCTGCGGACAACAAATGTCTTCTGAGAGCAACAGATGGGAAGAAGAAGATTAGCACAGTG GTAAGCTCCAAGGAAGTAAATAAATTCCAGATG GCCTATTCTAACCTGTTGAGAGCTAACATGGATGGCCTGAAGAAGAAAGacaagaaaagcaaaaataaGAAAAGTAAAGCAACCCAGTGA